The following are from one region of the Staphylococcus argenteus genome:
- a CDS encoding MFS transporter produces the protein MSVMRLFTFILSIFIVGMVEMMVAGIMNLMSQDLHVSEAVIGQLVTMYALTFAICGPILVKLTNRFSTRPVLLWTLLIFIIGNGIIAVAPNFSILVIGRIISSAAAALIIVKVLAITAMLTAPKNRGKMIGLVYTGFSGANVFGVPIGTVIGDLVGWRYTFLFLIIVSIIVGLLMMIYLPQDQELNRGPVNHEAPSHENHVTSKILRPAEVAKYLIITFLVLIANSVTFVFINPLILSNGHDMSFVSLALLVNGIAGVIGTSLGGIFSDKITSKRWLMISVSIFIVMMLVMNVILPGTGLLLVGLFIWNIMQWSTNPAVQSGVIQHVEGDTSQVMSWNMSSLNAGIGVGGIIGGLVMAHVSVQAITFTSAIIGALGLIVVFTLKNNHYAKTYKSS, from the coding sequence ATGTCTGTTATGCGATTATTCACATTCATTTTAAGTATTTTTATAGTGGGAATGGTTGAAATGATGGTTGCAGGAATCATGAACTTAATGAGTCAAGATTTACATGTATCAGAAGCGGTTATTGGTCAATTAGTGACGATGTATGCTTTGACATTTGCGATATGCGGGCCAATCTTAGTTAAGTTAACAAATCGCTTTTCTACAAGACCAGTATTGTTATGGACGTTACTTATATTTATTATCGGAAACGGTATTATCGCCGTTGCACCTAATTTTTCAATATTAGTTATAGGTAGAATCATTTCTTCTGCGGCGGCTGCATTGATTATTGTAAAGGTACTAGCTATTACTGCGATGCTAACTGCACCTAAAAATCGTGGCAAAATGATTGGACTTGTTTATACAGGTTTTAGTGGTGCAAATGTCTTTGGTGTACCAATTGGAACTGTAATAGGTGATTTAGTAGGCTGGAGATATACATTTTTATTTTTAATTATTGTCAGTATCATCGTAGGCTTATTGATGATGATTTATTTACCGCAAGATCAAGAATTAAACCGTGGTCCTGTGAATCATGAAGCACCATCTCATGAAAATCATGTTACTTCAAAAATATTAAGACCTGCAGAAGTAGCAAAATATTTAATCATTACGTTCTTAGTCTTGATTGCTAATTCAGTGACATTTGTCTTTATTAATCCTCTTATTTTATCTAATGGACATGATATGTCATTTGTGTCTTTAGCACTTCTTGTAAATGGAATCGCAGGTGTCATTGGTACATCGTTAGGCGGTATATTCTCAGATAAAATTACAAGTAAACGTTGGTTGATGATTTCTGTTTCTATTTTTATCGTCATGATGTTAGTGATGAATGTTATTCTTCCAGGAACGGGTTTATTGTTAGTAGGACTGTTTATTTGGAATATTATGCAATGGAGTACTAATCCAGCTGTTCAAAGTGGCGTTATTCAACATGTTGAAGGTGATACAAGCCAAGTTATGAGTTGGAACATGTCGAGCTTAAACGCCGGTATAGGTGTTGGCGGTATTATTGGCGGCTTAGTTATGGCCCACGTTTCGGTTCAAGCTATCACGTTTACAAGTGCGATTATTGGCGCATTAGGTTTAATTGTTGTTTTCACATTAAAAAATAACCATTATGCCAAAACATATAAATCATCATAG